From the Oncorhynchus tshawytscha isolate Ot180627B unplaced genomic scaffold, Otsh_v2.0 Un_contig_219_pilon_pilon, whole genome shotgun sequence genome, one window contains:
- the LOC121844504 gene encoding stonustoxin subunit beta-like, which translates to MKPGLRKYVCDLTLDPNTVYRLLSLSEENRKVTLRSEEQPYPDDPERFENYEQVLCREGLTGRCYWEVEWSGRRVDIGVTYKGISRKGRANDFCLGYNDTSWTLFCYDNSYIAIHNNNPIAIDVRPSSFHRVGVYLDWPAGTLSFYRVSSDTLTHLYTFTTTFTEPLYPGFRVWYEDSSVSLCQKQHDVSL; encoded by the exons ATGAAACCTGGGcttagaaaat ATGTCTGTGATCTCACATTGGACCCAAACACAGTATAccgactcctctctctgtctgaggagaacagaaaaGTGACACTGAGGTCAGAGGAGCAGCCGTATCCTGATGACCCAGAGAGATTTGAGAACTATGaacaggtgctgtgtagagagggtctgactgggcgctgttactgggaggtagagtggagtgggaGAAGGGTTGAtataggagtgacatataaaggaatcagCAGGAAAGGAAGGGCTAATGACTTTTGTCTTGGATACAATGACACGTCCTGGACTCTTTTCTGCTATGACAACAGTTACATTGCCATTCACAATAATAATCCCATTGCCATAGACGTCCGCCCCTCCAGCTtccacagagtaggagtgtatctggactggccagccggCACTTTGTCCTTCTACAGAgtctcctctgacacactgacccacctgtacacattcaccaccacattcactgagcccctctatccagggtttagGGTTTGGTATGAAGactcctcagtgtccctgtgtcaAAAACAACATGATGTTTCACTCTAA